The Enterobacter huaxiensis sequence ATCCCGAATTCGGAAGTGAACCCTGCGGGCCTGGGCGACTAAGGAGGCGCTATGCGCGAACAATTTCGTGACGTTTCGCCGGAGGACGCCGAACTTCAGCCCGTTATAGAAGGGCTGTTCGGTGAGTACGCCGCGCGCTACGGGGACTACTTTTCCAAAGATGCGGAAGTGGAACTCACCGAGTGGTACCTGGCGCCGCAGGGGCTGTTCATCGTCCTGGAGCGCGACGGGAGGATCATCGCGACCGGCGCGTACAAGCCCTTTGACGATCGCACCGCGGAAATCAAACGCATCTGGACCGATAAAACCCTGCGTCAGCAGGGGCTCGCGGGCCGCGTGGTGCAGGAGCTGGAGCGCAGGGCGGTGCTGGCGGGCTACAGCCAGATTTACCTGACCACGGGCTTCCGCCAGCCGGAAGCGGTGAAGCTCTATCTCAGCCAGGGGTATCAGGCGCAGTTCGATCTCAACCGCGATCCGGAAGAGTACAGCCAGCCGCCGTTCGATGGTCGGCTGCGCTTCACAAAAACGCTGGTGCGCGAAGCGTACAGTAAAACCGCATGAGGAACGACGATGAGCAACGTTGAAACCATTAAGGTGGTCCCGGCACGCTACCCGCTGCGCGCCGTCGGCGCCGCGGCTGCCCTGTTTGTGCTGGCCGTGGTGATCCAGTCCGTCGCGTTTAACCCGCGCTGGGAATGGGCGGTGTTCGCCCGCTGGTTCTTTGACCCGGTGATCCTTGAGGGCGTAGGGCAGACGCTGCTGCTGACGCTCATTGGTACCGCGCTGAGCGTGGTGATTGGCGGCCTGCTGGCGCTGGCGAGGCTCTCTTCGTCCTGGCTGCTGAGCAGCCTCGCCTGGGGCTACATCTGGCTGTTCCGCTCTCTGCCGCTGATCGTGGTGCTGATCATCCTTTACAACTTCTCCTACCTGTACGACACGCTCTCCCTCGGCGTACCGTTTACCGGCATCACCTGGGGCAGCTTCGACACCATTAACGTGCTGGGGCAGTTCTCTACCGCCGTGGTGGGGCTGACGCTGGTGCAGAGCGCCTACACCGCCGAAATCATTCGCGGGGGCTTCCTTGGCGTCGATCACGGCCAGTATGAGGCCGCCGCCGCGCTCGGTCTGCCGGCCTGGCGCCGCACGCTGCGCATCATCCTGCCGCAGGCGCTGCGCACGATTTTGCCATCCGGCTTCAATGAAATCATCAGCCTCGCCAAAGGCACGGCGATGGTTTACGTGCTGGCGATGCCGGAGCTGTTCTACACCATCCAGATGATCTACAACCGCACGCAGGAGGTGATCCCTCTCCTGATGGTCGGCGCCGTCTGGTATCTGGCGATCACCACCGTGTTGTCCGCAATTCAGCACGTTGTCGAGCGCGGTCTCGCCCGCAGCGAGCGCCGCTCCGCCGTAAACCAGAACCGGGCGACCAGCCGCGCCCGTTCCGTGACCACTACGCAAACGCAGGAGCCCGTCCATGCAAGCCTCTCCTGAAGGACACATTTCCATTACCGGCGTCAGTAAGTTCTTCGGCCGCCACAAGGCGCTCGATAACGTTACGCTGGAGATCCCGCCGGGCTCCGTGACGGTGATCCTCGGTCCGTCCGGCTCGGGCAAATCGACGCTGCTGCGCACCATTAACCATCTGGAGCGCGTCGACGAAGGGTTTATTCAGATCGACGGGGACTACATCGGCTACCGCCGTCAGGGTGACAAACTCTACGAGCTGAAGGAGAAAGAGATCCTCAAACAGCGCGTCAACGTGGGCTATGTGTTTCAGAACTTCAACCTCTTCCCGCACCTGACGGTGCTGGAAAACCTGATTGAGGCCCCCATTGCGCACAAGAAATTCAGCAAAAAAGAGGCTGTTGAAAACGCCTACGGCCTGCTGGACGTTGTCGGACTGCGGGATAAAGCCGACGCCTGGTCCCGACACCTCTCGGGCGGGCAGCAGCAGCGTATTGCGATTGCGCGCGCGCTGGCCCTGCGTCCCCGCGTGATGCTGTTCGACGAGCCGACCTCCGCGCTTGACCCGGAGCTCGTCGGGGAAGTGCTGGACGTCATTAAGAAACTCGCCCGCTCGGGCACGACGCTGGTGGTGGTCACCCATGAGATCGGCTTTGCTCGCGAAGTGGCGGATCAGGTGGTGTTTATGGTCGACGGGAAAATTGTAGAGCAGGGCAGCAGCGATGAGGTGTTGAACCGCCCGTCGCACGCGCGAACGCGCCAGTTCCTCTCCAAAGTGCTGTAAAGGAGCGCAGATGAAATATGGACTTTTGGCGGGGCTGGTTCTGACGACGGCAGGCCACGCGAGCATTGATGTTAAAGCAAACGAGCAGCCGCTGCCGGTAACGCTCGATCGGCAGGCGGTGGCGAAGATCCCGGCGAACTATAAGTTCGTTGAGCCGGGAACGCTCACGGTGGCGATTTCGGCCCTCAACTCGCCGCCCCTGGCGCTGCTGGCCAGCGATAATCGCACGCGCATCGGCAGCGATCCGGATATCGCCCGACTGCTGGCGGGCAGCCTGGGGCTAAAGCTGAAGCTGGTGCCGACGGCGTGGGAGGACTGGCCGCTGGGGATCGCCTCCGGGCGCTATGACGTGGCGCTGGTGAACATCGCCGTCACCGAGCAGCGTAAGGAGAAGTTTGATTTTGCAACCTACCGCGTTGACTCCCTGGCGTTCTCGGTGAAGTCCACCAGCGACGTTCAGTCAATCAAAAGCGCGGAAGACCTCGCGGGTAAAAAGGTGATAGTCGGCTCCGGCACCAATCAGGAACGCATTCTGCTGGGCTGGAACGACGAAAATAAAAAGGCCGGACGCGAGCCCGCGCTGCCGGTTTATCTGACAGACGATGCTTCCGGGAATTTGTACATTCAGTCCGGCAGGGCGGACGTCTTCTTTGGCCCGCAGTCGGTGTCTGCCTATAAGGCTGCGCTGACCGGCAAAACGCGCGTGGTGGGGCTAGGCCCGAAAAAAGCCTATGTCGCAACGACCACCAATAAAGGCAACGAGCTTGTCTATGCGCTGCAGGCCGCGCTGGACGGGGCAATCAGGCGCGGAGAGTACCAGAAGGTGCTGGCGCGCTGGGGCGAGCAGGGCGAAGCGGTGGCGCAGTCGGAGGTTAACCCGCCTGGGATAACCTATTAATGCTGCTCTACACTTAGGGTTTTCATCCCGGTGGGGGCTTCATGAATAAACTCTATGGCGTACCCGGCTGGGGATCGGCAATCAGTGAGGTGATGCTGACCCTGGCAAAGATTCCCTATCAATTTATCAACGTGGACGGGTTTGACCAGCCCGGCCCCCGGCGCGAGCTGCTGCAAAAGCTCAACCCGCTGTGTCAGGTGCCCACCCTGGCGCTGGAAAACGGCGAGATTGTGACCGAAACGGCTGCGATCGCGCTTATTATCCTTGACCGCTGTCCCGATCTTGCTCCTCCCGTCGGCCAGGCCGAACGCCAACAGTTTCAGCGGTTGCTCATCTGGTTTGTGGCGAACGTCTATCCCACCTTTACCTTTGCTGACTACCCCGAGCGCTGGGCGCCGGACGCCCCGGAACAGCTGAAGAAAAACTGCATCGAGTACAGAAAATCCCTTTATCTGTGGTTTGACAGGCAGCTCAGGGCCTCGCCCTTTGCGTTTGGCGAACGGCTGACCCTGCTCGACGTCTATATTGCGGTCGCGCGCACCTGGGGGCCGCGTCATGAGTGGTTCGCCGCTAACACGCCCAATATTACGTCGATCGCAGATTCCGTCTGCGCGCTGCCGGAACTGCACAAGGTGTTAAAGGCAAACGAAATTATCTGATAACGTGGAACGCTCACACACAACAGGACGCCTGCACATGCCACACGTTGATATCAAATGTTTTCCCCGCGATCTGAATGACGAACAAAAAACCGCCCTGGCGGCGGATATTGCCGAGGTGATTACGCGCCATCTGAACAGCAAGGACCGCTCCATTTCCGTTGCGCTGAATGAAGTTCAGGAAGCCGACTGGAAAGCGCAGGTCTGGGATACCGAGATCGGACCGAAGCTGGACGAGCTGATTAAGAAGCCCGGGTATTCGATGTAAGCGCTGTCGCGGTTTTTGTAGGCCGGGTAAGGCGAAGCCGCCGCCCGGCGATTCACTCGTACAATTCCGAATGCGCCACCAGCATTTCCAGCATCGCGTCCCGAATTTCATCTTTTGCTTCCCGCATCCATACCGCTTCCAGCGGCATTCCCGTGGCTTCTGACCCCGTAATCCGCACGAACTTCACGCCTGCCATTTGAAAACGGCTGCTCCATGAGGGCACGATCGCCAGGCCAATGCCCGCCGCGACGAGGTTGATAATGGTCTGTTTCTCATCCGCCATTTGTGACACTGTCACCTGAATCCCCGCATTGTGAAACAGATTCATGGTCAAATCATGACTATGCGGACGGGACCGCCGCTCAGGCAGGATCATCGGCATACCTTCCAGCTCGGCAATGTTTACCCATTCCCGTTCGGCAAAAGGGTGGCTGACGGGAAGCGCCAGAATGCCCGGCTCATGACATAAAAACAGGCGGCTAAACTGCGCATCGAGCTGTGACGGCGGCCGAATAAAAATCAGATCCAGCCTGCCGCTTTTCAGCTTTGGCAGCAGATGAACCGTCTTGTCTTCAAAAAGTTGGATCTCTACTTCCGGGTGGGTCTGGCGGAAAAGCTGCAGTAAACCTGGCAATAACCCGATCGCCGCGCTGTCGATGGTTCCTACCCGCAAAAGCGGCTGTGAGCGGCGCGGATTTTGACGAAATTGCAACATAATCGCATCCGCATGCGCGA is a genomic window containing:
- a CDS encoding GNAT family N-acetyltransferase translates to MREQFRDVSPEDAELQPVIEGLFGEYAARYGDYFSKDAEVELTEWYLAPQGLFIVLERDGRIIATGAYKPFDDRTAEIKRIWTDKTLRQQGLAGRVVQELERRAVLAGYSQIYLTTGFRQPEAVKLYLSQGYQAQFDLNRDPEEYSQPPFDGRLRFTKTLVREAYSKTA
- the pptA gene encoding tautomerase PptA gives rise to the protein MPHVDIKCFPRDLNDEQKTALAADIAEVITRHLNSKDRSISVALNEVQEADWKAQVWDTEIGPKLDELIKKPGYSM
- a CDS encoding amino acid ABC transporter permease, whose product is MSNVETIKVVPARYPLRAVGAAAALFVLAVVIQSVAFNPRWEWAVFARWFFDPVILEGVGQTLLLTLIGTALSVVIGGLLALARLSSSWLLSSLAWGYIWLFRSLPLIVVLIILYNFSYLYDTLSLGVPFTGITWGSFDTINVLGQFSTAVVGLTLVQSAYTAEIIRGGFLGVDHGQYEAAAALGLPAWRRTLRIILPQALRTILPSGFNEIISLAKGTAMVYVLAMPELFYTIQMIYNRTQEVIPLLMVGAVWYLAITTVLSAIQHVVERGLARSERRSAVNQNRATSRARSVTTTQTQEPVHASLS
- a CDS encoding amino acid ABC transporter ATP-binding protein, with product MQASPEGHISITGVSKFFGRHKALDNVTLEIPPGSVTVILGPSGSGKSTLLRTINHLERVDEGFIQIDGDYIGYRRQGDKLYELKEKEILKQRVNVGYVFQNFNLFPHLTVLENLIEAPIAHKKFSKKEAVENAYGLLDVVGLRDKADAWSRHLSGGQQQRIAIARALALRPRVMLFDEPTSALDPELVGEVLDVIKKLARSGTTLVVVTHEIGFAREVADQVVFMVDGKIVEQGSSDEVLNRPSHARTRQFLSKVL
- a CDS encoding ABC transporter substrate-binding protein encodes the protein MKYGLLAGLVLTTAGHASIDVKANEQPLPVTLDRQAVAKIPANYKFVEPGTLTVAISALNSPPLALLASDNRTRIGSDPDIARLLAGSLGLKLKLVPTAWEDWPLGIASGRYDVALVNIAVTEQRKEKFDFATYRVDSLAFSVKSTSDVQSIKSAEDLAGKKVIVGSGTNQERILLGWNDENKKAGREPALPVYLTDDASGNLYIQSGRADVFFGPQSVSAYKAALTGKTRVVGLGPKKAYVATTTNKGNELVYALQAALDGAIRRGEYQKVLARWGEQGEAVAQSEVNPPGITY
- a CDS encoding LysR family transcriptional regulator; its protein translation is MELQHLRCFLAVAETLHFGEAAHRLDMLPSALGRNIRLLEEALGTRLFTRSTRRVALTENGILLREEARKLLAHADAIMLQFRQNPRRSQPLLRVGTIDSAAIGLLPGLLQLFRQTHPEVEIQLFEDKTVHLLPKLKSGRLDLIFIRPPSQLDAQFSRLFLCHEPGILALPVSHPFAEREWVNIAELEGMPMILPERRSRPHSHDLTMNLFHNAGIQVTVSQMADEKQTIINLVAAGIGLAIVPSWSSRFQMAGVKFVRITGSEATGMPLEAVWMREAKDEIRDAMLEMLVAHSELYE
- a CDS encoding glutathione S-transferase family protein, with the protein product MNKLYGVPGWGSAISEVMLTLAKIPYQFINVDGFDQPGPRRELLQKLNPLCQVPTLALENGEIVTETAAIALIILDRCPDLAPPVGQAERQQFQRLLIWFVANVYPTFTFADYPERWAPDAPEQLKKNCIEYRKSLYLWFDRQLRASPFAFGERLTLLDVYIAVARTWGPRHEWFAANTPNITSIADSVCALPELHKVLKANEII